One Ornithinicoccus hortensis genomic window, CCTGGACCGGGTGCTGGTCGGGGTCGCGCTGGCCGAGGACGAGCACCGTCCGCTCGGCACCGCGCTGCCGGTCGACGACGTGGGCAGCAACGACATCGACCTGGCCGGTCGGCTCGCCGAGCTGGTCGACCGGTTGGACCACACGCTGCGCTCCCTCGCCGCGGCGGGCACCGTCACCGAGTGGATGTCCGCGCTCGGCGAGGGCGTCTCCCGGCTGACCGACGTGCCGACCGCGGACGCCTGGCAGGTGGCCCAGTTCGAGCGGGAGCTGGCCCGGATCGAGGACGCGGCCACCGCCGGGTCCCGGGACACCCCGTTGCGGCTGGCCGACGTGCGGACGCTGCTGCAGGACCGGCTGTCCGGCCGGCCGACCCGGGCCAACTTCCGCACCGGCACGCTCACCGTCTGCACGATGGTGCCGATGCGCTCCGTGCCGCACCGGGTGGTGTGCCTGGTCGGGCTCGACGACGGGGTGTTCCCCCGCAGCACCAGTGCCGACGGGGACGACGTGCTCGCCCGCGACCCGCTCACCGGCGAGCGCGACACCCGCAGCGAGGACCGGCAACTGCTGCTCGACGCGATCATGGCCGCGACCGACAAGCTGGTGATCACCTACACCGGCGCCAACGAGCACAGCGGGGCAAGCCGTCCGCCCGCCGTCCCGCTCGGGGAGATCCTGGACGCGGTGCTGGAGACCGCGACCCACCCGGCGCCGCGCAAGGCCGGGTCCGACCTGGTGGTGCGCCACCCGCTGCAGCCGTTCGACCCCCGCAACCTGGTGCCGGGCCGCCTCGTCCCGACCGCGCGACCGTTCAGCTTCGACCGGTCGGCCCTGGAGGGGGCCGAGGCCGCCTCCGGCGAGCGGGTGCCGCGGCGGCCGCTGATCGCCGAGCCGCTCGCCCCGCAGGAGCCCGCGGACCTCAACCTGGCCGACCTGCAGGCCTTCTTCGCCCACCCGGTGCGGCACTTCCTGCGGCGCCGCCTCGACGTGTCCTCCCCGCTCGCCGCCGAGGAGACGGTCGACGCGATGCCGATCACCCTGGACGGCCTGGAGAAGTGGGACGTCGGCGACCGGCTGCTGCGCGACATGCTGGCCGGGATGTCGCCGGACGCCAGCATCGACGCCGAACGGATCCGGGGCCTGCTCCCGCCGCAGCAGCTCGGGGTCGCCACCCTGACCGAGGTGTGCGGGGTGGTGCAGACGCTGGTCAACTCCTCGGCCCCGCTGCGCGCCGAGCCGGCCCGCACCGTGGACGTCGATATCGACCTGGGCGACGGTCGCCGGCTGACCGGCACGGTGCCTGGCGTGCACGGCAACCGGGTGGTCAGCACCACCTACTCCTCGCTGCGGGGCAAGCAGCGGCTGGCCTCCTGGATCAACCTGCTGGCCCTGACGCTCGGGCACCCGCACACCCCGTGGACGGCGCACGCGGTGGGCCGCTACGGCAAGGGCGGCCGGGTCAGCGTCATCGGCGGACTCGACCACTCCGCAGCCACCTGGTTGCGGGACCTGGTCGACATCTACGACCGGGGCATGCGCGAGCCGGTGCCGCTGCCGGTCAAGACCGCCGAGGCGTATGCCGACGCCTGGGCCCGCGCGCACGGCCCGCACGACCCGGAGCTCGCCAAGGCCGCCAGGGGCGCCTGGACGACCGACCGGGGCAAGCCGTACCTGCCACCCGGGGAGAACGAGGACCCCGCCCACGTGCGCATCTTCGGTGCCGGGTCACCGGTCGACGTGCTGTTGGGGCCGCCCCGGGCGGACGAACGCTGGAACGACGCCCCCACCCGTCTCGGTCAGTACGCCCTGCGCGTCTGGCAACCGCTGCGCGCGCACGAACGGTTGGGCAGGCTATGAACCCCGCCGTCCACCCACCGGGCCACGGCCGGGCACCCGAGCCGTTCGACATCCGCGACCCGCTGCCCACCGGCACCACGCTGCTGGAGGCCAGCGCCGGCACCGGCAAGACCTGGACCATCGGCGCCCTGGTCACCCGGTTCGTCGCCGAGGGTGTGGCCACCCTCGAGGAGATGCTGGTCGTCACCTTCGGCAAGGCCGCCAGCCAGGAGCTGCGCGAGCGAGTCCGGGCCCAGCTCGTGGAGGCCGAGCACGCCCTCGCCGACCCCGCGACCGCACCCTCCGACAACGAGGTGGTCACCCTCCTGCTGGCCTGCGACCCCGCCGAACAGGCCCTGCGGCGACAGCGGCTCCGGGCGGCGCTGGCCTCCTTCGACGGGGCGACGATCGCCACCATCCACCAGTTCTGCCACCAGGTGCTGCGCAGCCTGGGCGTCGCGGGCGACACGGACGCCTCGGCCCGGCTCGTGGAGGACCTGGACGACCTGTTGGTGGAGGTGGTCGACGACATCTACCTGCGCGGCTTCGCCCGGTCCGAGCGGCCGGAGTTCAGCCACGCGGAGGCGCTGAAGATCGCCCGCGAGGCGGCCGGCAGCAACCCGCAGGCCCGGCTGGAGCCGGCCGACCCCGAGCCGGGCAGCGTCGCCGCTCGGCGGGTCGGCTTCGCCCGCGCGGTCCGCCAGGAGCTGGCCGCCCGCAAGCGGCGGCTCGGCGTGCTCAGCTACGACGACCTGCTGTCCCAGCTGGCCGACGCCCTGCAGCGCGAGGACGCACCGGCCCGCGACCGGATGCGCCGGCGGTGGAAGGTCGTGCTGGTCGACGAGTTCCAGGACACCGACCCCGTGCAGTGGCAGGTCTTCGACCGGGCCTTCTCCGGCCACGCCACGATGGTGCTGATCGGCGACCCCAAGCAGGCCATCTACGCCTTCCGCGGCGGCGACGTCGTCACCTACCTGGAGGCCGCCCGCACCGCGGCGACCGCGAAGACCCTGGGCACCAACTGGCGCTCGGACGCAGCGCTGCTGGAGCGGCTGCAGGTGGTCCTGCACGGGGCGGCGCTGGGCGACCCCGGCATCGTCGTGCACGACGTCCGTGCCGCCCACCCCGGCTCCCGCCTGTCCGGGGCGCCCCACCCCGACCCGTTCCGGTTGCGGGTGGCCCGTCGGGACCAGTTCGGCAACCTCAAGCGCGGGGCCCTGCCGACCGTCGGGCCGGTGCGCCAGCACATCGCCAGGGACGTCGCCCGCGACATCACCGGGCTGCTGGCCTCGGGCGCGGAGTTCGACGGCAGGCCGCTGCAACCACGTGACATCGCCGTCCTGGCCCATGCCGGCGACCGGCTCACCGAGGTCAAGGAGGAGCTGCGCAAGCTCGGCGTGCCGGCCGTGGTCTCCGGGGGCGGCACCGTCTTCCAGACCCCCGGCGCCACCGAGTGGCTCACCCTGCTCGAGGGCCTGGAGCAACCGCACCGCTCCGCCCGCGTCCGGGCCGCCGCCCTGACCTCCTTCATCGGCCACTCGGCCGAGGACCTCGACCAGCAGGGCGACGCCCTGACCGACGCGGTGGCCCGGCGGCTGCGCGACTGGGCCGAGCTGTTCGACCGGCGCGGGGTCGCAGCGGTCATGGAGGCCGCCACCATCGACGGGCTCCCGGCCCGGGTGCTGCGGACCGCCGACGGGGAGC contains:
- the recC gene encoding exodeoxyribonuclease V subunit gamma — encoded protein: MGLFIHRAERTDLLADELGDLLATPLADPFAEEVVVVPARGVERWLTQRLSHRLGTGPRGGDGVCAGVRFLSPRSLVALLLDAERDDPWDPDRLVWPLLRVIDESLDEPWANTLALHLGHGREDEEAQLRQERRYAVARRLAGLFASYAVQRPSLVADWRQGRDSDGAGHPLDPDLHWQPRLWRALVDRVDSSPPDLRHTETVQRLRDGGDGLDLPPRLSLFGHTRVPVTEVELLDALGTLRDVHLWLPQASPASWDALAPVATGPVSRREDPTTAMVRHPLLSSLGRDARELQRTLAVADAGPTPDPRDLATPQTLLGWLQADLRHDAPPDGATRAARPVDPADDTVQVHACHGAARQVDVLREVLVGLLQDDPTLEPRDILVMCPDIETYAPLIQAGFGMADRLLDQVGTGHPAHRLRVRLADRALSSTNPLLAVAGTLVALAGGRVTATEVLDLASTAPVRHRFGLSDDDLEQVTAWVATAGIRWGLDHEHRGRYRLSSLGQNTWRFGLDRVLVGVALAEDEHRPLGTALPVDDVGSNDIDLAGRLAELVDRLDHTLRSLAAAGTVTEWMSALGEGVSRLTDVPTADAWQVAQFERELARIEDAATAGSRDTPLRLADVRTLLQDRLSGRPTRANFRTGTLTVCTMVPMRSVPHRVVCLVGLDDGVFPRSTSADGDDVLARDPLTGERDTRSEDRQLLLDAIMAATDKLVITYTGANEHSGASRPPAVPLGEILDAVLETATHPAPRKAGSDLVVRHPLQPFDPRNLVPGRLVPTARPFSFDRSALEGAEAASGERVPRRPLIAEPLAPQEPADLNLADLQAFFAHPVRHFLRRRLDVSSPLAAEETVDAMPITLDGLEKWDVGDRLLRDMLAGMSPDASIDAERIRGLLPPQQLGVATLTEVCGVVQTLVNSSAPLRAEPARTVDVDIDLGDGRRLTGTVPGVHGNRVVSTTYSSLRGKQRLASWINLLALTLGHPHTPWTAHAVGRYGKGGRVSVIGGLDHSAATWLRDLVDIYDRGMREPVPLPVKTAEAYADAWARAHGPHDPELAKAARGAWTTDRGKPYLPPGENEDPAHVRIFGAGSPVDVLLGPPRADERWNDAPTRLGQYALRVWQPLRAHERLGRL